In Choloepus didactylus isolate mChoDid1 chromosome X, mChoDid1.pri, whole genome shotgun sequence, a genomic segment contains:
- the TCEAL8 gene encoding transcription elongation factor A protein-like 8, which yields MQKFCEENEGKPQNMSKAEEDRSLEDAPQEAEGNPQHYGEGVSQEAEGNLRGGLAQPEQGFKEDTPVRHLDPEEMIRGVDELERLREEIRRVRNKFVMMHWKQRHSRSRPYPVCFRP from the coding sequence ATGCAAAAATTTtgtgaagaaaatgaaggaaagccACAGAACATGTCAAAGGCTGAGGAAGACCGCTCTTTGGAAGATGCACCACAGGAGGCAGAAGGAAATCCTCAACATTATGGAGAAGGTGTAAGCCAGGAAGCAGAGGGAAACCTTAGAGGAGGGCTAGCTCAACCTGAGCAGGGATTTAAGGAGGATACTCCGGTTAGGCATTTGGACCCTGAAGAAATGATAAGAGGAGTAGATGAGTTGGAAAGGCTTAGGGAAGAGATAAGAAGAGTAAGAAACAAGTTTGTTATGATGCATTGGAAGCAAAGACATTCACGCAGCCGTCCTTATCCTGTATGCTTTAGGCCTTGA